In the Candidatus Zixiibacteriota bacterium genome, GATTTTTTCAGGCGCGGCGGTAACTATTATAGCCTCGAAAGGAGCATGATCCGGCCAACCTTGATAACCATCACCGCACTTGACTGTTGCGTTATAATCGAGAGCCTTAAGAATGGAATCAGCCCGGTCGGCAAGTTCGCAGACAATCTCGATAGAATATACCGAATCGCATAATTCGGCCAAAACAGCCGCTTGATAACCGGAGCCGGTCCCGATTTCCAAAACCTTGGAATGCTTCTTTAACTCTAACAGCTCAGTCATCAGAGCAACAATATACGGCTGGCTGATAGTTTGCCCCGATCCGATAGGCAACGGCTCATCCTCATAGGCATATTTTATAACATTCTCCGGCACAAATCTATGACGGGGGACTTTTTCCATAGCCGCCAGTACGTTTTTATCACTGATTCCTCGCTGCTTGATCTGCGTTTCAACCATCGCTAAACGATTCATAGTATAAGTATCGGCAGAATCAGGCAGCAGCGAGTTTTTAGAAAATCCCGGCATAGTATATAAGATAACTAAACAGGAAATTGTCGTAAAGTTCAAAATGACT is a window encoding:
- a CDS encoding protein-L-isoaspartate(D-aspartate) O-methyltransferase, coding for MPGFSKNSLLPDSADTYTMNRLAMVETQIKQRGISDKNVLAAMEKVPRHRFVPENVIKYAYEDEPLPIGSGQTISQPYIVALMTELLELKKHSKVLEIGTGSGYQAAVLAELCDSVYSIEIVCELADRADSILKALDYNATVKCGDGYQGWPDHAPFEAIIVTAAPEKIPQPLLDQLAEGGRLVIPVGSHNQELKLIRKESGKIKEMNVIPVRFVPMTGEAEK